Part of the Chrysiogenia bacterium genome, CCAGAGGGAGAGGTGAGCACCTGATCCCGGTCATTGCCCCCGCGGCGCGGCGGGCAATAGACTCAAAGGAAGCGAGATCGACGCGCGCCCCTGTTTTCGGAGGCGCGGGAGAGGGCCACATGGACGCACTGGGATTCGACGCCAAGCTCTACGAACTCATTCCCGAGCCCTGGCGCCACTTCCTGTTCGAGGAGATCGAACCCACCGAGGAGGAGCTGGCCTCCCACGCGCCGGCTTTCTCGCCCGAGCTCATCGAGAAGATGCTCCCCTACCTGGAGCCTCTCTATAAGTACTACTTCCGCTGCGAGTTCCGCGGGGCCGAGCGCTTCCCGGAGAATCCGCCCGTGTTCTGCGTGGCCAACCACAATGCCATGGGCACGGTGGAGATCCCCATGCTCATTTATGCCTGGGCGAAGCACTTCGGTCATTCTCGCCCGGCCCACGGGCTGGCGCACCGGATGGTCTTCCAGGTGCCGGGCGTCAAGGACCTGCTCCCCCGGGTGGGCGCCGTTCCCGCCGCGCCGGAGGTGGCGCTGCGCACGCTCAATGCGGGCAAAGACCTGCTCGTCTTTCCCGGCGGCGACTGGGAGGCCTCGCGTCCGTTTTCCCAGCGCGGAAAAATCGATTTCGACCAGCGCAAGGGCTTCGTGCGCATCGCGCTCCAGACCGGCGTGCCCATCGCGCCCATCGTCATCTGCGGCGCCGAGGAGACGATGCTCATCTTCTCGCGCGGCGAGGGAATCGCCCACGCCCTTGGCATCGATGTCTCCATGCGGATGAAGACCCTGCCGGTTACGCCGCAGAGCCTGTTCATGCTCTGGAAGCTCTTCCAGAGCGCGCGCGGCAGGGCCAATCCATTGTTCATGCCCCTGTGGCTCGCCAACAGTTGGCTCGGGTTTCCCTGGCTGCCCTCGAAGATCGTTTTCGAGATCCTCGATCCTATCGACATGCGCGCCGAGGTGGGACACATCGAGGACGAGAAAGAACGCCTGCAGGCGGGCTATGACCTCGTCACCTCGCGCATGCAGGCCAAGATGGACGAGCTCCAGGCCGAGCGGACGACTTTTCTTGGCTGAAAAGAATTCACCACGGATGGCCACGGATGAACGCAGATAAGAAGGACAGGATGAATCGGACTCCGGATCTGTGTTCATCCGTGTTCATCTGTGGTTCCAGATTCTTCTTCTGAAAATGACTGAGAATCCCTGGCACAAGCAGCGGGCCCACTATGCGGGCACGAGCGTCGGTGAGAAGTGGTGGAAGCGCTACCGCACCGGCGGTTTTCTTGCGCGCGGCCTGGGAGAGATGCAGCTTACGGAGGAAGGCATCTGGTTTCTGCGCAAGCTCACGAAGAAGCCGCTCATCGTGCCGTGGGAGAAGATTCGAAAGCTCAGCTACGGCACCTGGCATGCGGGCCAGTGGGCCGGCGGGGCGCCGGTCCTCAAGGTGCACTGGGAAGAAGAAGGCCGCGAGCTCATCAGCGGCTACGTGCTCACCAAGGACAACGAAAAACTCGCCCGCTGGGCGCTGGAGATCGAAAAGCGCGCGGGGATTCGTGAGCCCTGACGATGCCTAGT contains:
- a CDS encoding acyltransferase family protein; protein product: MDALGFDAKLYELIPEPWRHFLFEEIEPTEEELASHAPAFSPELIEKMLPYLEPLYKYYFRCEFRGAERFPENPPVFCVANHNAMGTVEIPMLIYAWAKHFGHSRPAHGLAHRMVFQVPGVKDLLPRVGAVPAAPEVALRTLNAGKDLLVFPGGDWEASRPFSQRGKIDFDQRKGFVRIALQTGVPIAPIVICGAEETMLIFSRGEGIAHALGIDVSMRMKTLPVTPQSLFMLWKLFQSARGRANPLFMPLWLANSWLGFPWLPSKIVFEILDPIDMRAEVGHIEDEKERLQAGYDLVTSRMQAKMDELQAERTTFLG